One Tolypothrix bouteillei VB521301 DNA window includes the following coding sequences:
- a CDS encoding mechanosensitive ion channel family protein, with the protein MDLNQISRVALQLLTEFGLKLLGAIALWFVGQKLIDFALKLLKRGFRSQHVDPTIVSYLVNIISVTLRIVLVVALLGFFGIETTSFAALLAAAGIAIGAAWGGLLANFAAGAFLIIFRPFKVGDFICAGGVTGTVTEIGLFTTSINTPDNVQTIVANNKIFSDNIQNFSANPYRRVDLVAQLHHTVNHNEAIELLKGRVSQIPNVLSNPAPDVEILEFNLAGPVLAVRPYCNNEHYWQVYFQTNKVIHEAFGEAGYPIPEHHYTVSQLSNNGADNAYIQPPVAYQ; encoded by the coding sequence GATCGCGCTGTGGTTTGTTGGTCAGAAGTTAATCGATTTTGCACTCAAGCTGTTAAAGCGCGGTTTTAGAAGCCAGCACGTCGATCCGACAATTGTTAGCTATCTTGTCAATATTATTTCCGTAACGCTAAGAATTGTTCTAGTCGTTGCGCTTCTTGGTTTCTTTGGAATTGAGACAACTTCATTTGCAGCATTGTTAGCAGCCGCAGGTATTGCCATTGGTGCGGCTTGGGGTGGATTATTAGCAAACTTTGCAGCAGGTGCATTCTTAATTATCTTTAGACCTTTTAAAGTTGGTGACTTTATCTGCGCTGGAGGTGTTACGGGTACTGTGACAGAGATTGGATTGTTCACAACCTCAATCAACACTCCCGACAACGTACAAACAATTGTCGCCAACAATAAAATCTTCTCCGATAATATACAAAACTTTTCTGCGAATCCCTACCGTCGTGTTGACTTAGTTGCTCAACTCCATCACACTGTCAACCATAACGAAGCTATCGAGTTATTAAAGGGAAGAGTGAGCCAAATTCCCAACGTTCTTAGCAATCCAGCACCAGATGTAGAGATTTTAGAGTTCAATTTAGCCGGTCCCGTTCTAGCAGTGCGCCCCTACTGCAATAACGAGCATTACTGGCAAGTGTATTTTCAAACAAACAAAGTCATTCATGAAGCTTTTGGAGAGGCTGGTTACCCAATTCCCGAGCATCACTACACGGTAAGTCAGCTGTCTAACAATGGTGCTGATAACGCTTACATTCAACCACCAGTTGCTTATCAGTAA
- a CDS encoding Crp/Fnr family transcriptional regulator, which produces MVQPVETVRIFQKQSELKTYSAGQVIFTEGEYGEYMYGIVSGEVELYVDGKSVETIQEGDVFGEGALVTPEHTRASTAIAKTDCELAFINRSSFLFAVQETPIFALQVMRSYSERLRRFKHPVGS; this is translated from the coding sequence ATGGTTCAACCAGTAGAAACCGTTAGAATTTTTCAAAAACAATCAGAACTTAAGACCTACTCAGCAGGTCAAGTTATTTTTACTGAAGGCGAGTATGGGGAATATATGTATGGTATTGTAAGCGGAGAGGTAGAGTTATATGTTGATGGCAAATCGGTTGAGACCATACAAGAAGGAGATGTTTTTGGAGAAGGAGCCTTAGTGACTCCAGAACATACAAGAGCTTCCACTGCTATTGCCAAAACCGACTGCGAGCTTGCATTTATCAATCGATCCAGTTTTCTATTTGCCGTTCAAGAAACCCCTATTTTTGCATTGCAAGTTATGAGAAGCTACTCAGAACGCTTGCGACGTTTCAAGCATCCTGTTGGTAGTTAA
- a CDS encoding DNA polymerase III subunit delta', with translation MDPFSQLIGQPQAVELLTQAAVKQRIAPAYLFVGPDGVGKSLAAKCFVELLFNAHQNRIRQGNHPDLLWVEPTYQHQGQRLTSKEAQEKGLKRKAPPAIRLEQIRQIIEFLSRPPLEASRKIVVLEQAETMAEAAANALLKTLEEPGRATLILIAPTPESVLPTIVSRCQRIPFYRLSNGAMAEVLTKTGHKDILQYPAVFSVASGSPGDAIASYQQLQAIPEEILQAVTKFPSSYREALELAKQIDKNLDTEAQLWLVDYLQQFYWEQWRQPSIIQQLEQARKSLLSYAQPRLVWECMFLSLCNSY, from the coding sequence ATGGACCCATTTTCACAGCTTATAGGACAACCACAAGCAGTCGAATTGCTAACACAAGCTGCAGTCAAACAAAGAATTGCTCCAGCATACCTGTTTGTGGGACCGGATGGAGTCGGAAAGAGTTTAGCGGCAAAGTGTTTTGTCGAGTTGCTCTTTAATGCACATCAAAACCGCATACGTCAAGGAAACCACCCCGATCTACTTTGGGTAGAACCAACTTATCAGCATCAGGGTCAACGTCTGACATCAAAAGAAGCCCAAGAGAAGGGGCTGAAGCGCAAAGCACCACCCGCGATTCGGCTCGAACAAATCAGGCAAATTATTGAATTTCTCAGTCGTCCGCCCTTGGAAGCATCTAGAAAGATTGTTGTGTTAGAGCAAGCAGAAACAATGGCTGAAGCAGCCGCTAACGCTCTACTAAAAACTTTAGAAGAACCGGGACGAGCAACGCTGATTTTAATTGCACCAACACCAGAATCTGTCTTGCCTACGATTGTATCTCGCTGTCAGCGCATTCCTTTTTACCGACTTAGTAACGGGGCTATGGCTGAGGTTTTGACAAAAACAGGACACAAAGATATTTTGCAATATCCTGCCGTCTTTAGCGTTGCATCTGGTAGTCCGGGAGATGCGATCGCATCCTATCAGCAATTGCAAGCTATTCCTGAGGAAATTTTGCAAGCCGTTACAAAATTTCCCTCATCTTATCGTGAAGCTTTGGAATTAGCCAAACAAATTGATAAGAATTTAGACACGGAAGCCCAATTATGGTTAGTGGATTATCTACAACAGTTTTACTGGGAACAATGGCGTCAACCTAGCATTATTCAACAGTTAGAACAAGCCCGCAAATCCTTGCTCAGTTATGCCCAACCGCGTCTTGTTTGGGAATGCATGTTTTTGTCACTTTGCAACAGTTATTAA
- a CDS encoding Crp/Fnr family transcriptional regulator, whose product MAKTVQTPIYNRLLSVLPDEVYRKLLPHLETVPLSFKQVLFQPGRSIDYVYFPIHGVVSLLTTMADGTQAEVGLVGYEGMVGISLALGIPTTPLRGVVQIPGEAVRMRTDIFTAAVREKPLLQEILLRYTHVLIVQISQSVACNSLHTVEQRMCRWLLMIHDRMRRDRFPLTQETFSQILGVRRASVGAVARKLRALGLIDYDRGEITILNRLELETIACECFDISRAELERWIRGN is encoded by the coding sequence ATGGCTAAAACAGTTCAAACACCAATCTACAATAGGCTTTTATCGGTACTGCCCGATGAAGTTTATCGAAAATTACTTCCTCACCTCGAAACTGTTCCTCTTAGCTTTAAGCAAGTTCTGTTTCAACCCGGACGATCTATAGACTACGTGTACTTCCCAATTCATGGTGTTGTTTCTTTACTGACAACAATGGCAGATGGGACTCAAGCTGAAGTGGGTTTAGTCGGCTACGAAGGGATGGTGGGTATTTCTCTAGCCTTGGGAATCCCAACGACACCTCTGAGGGGAGTTGTACAGATTCCAGGTGAGGCTGTGCGAATGCGTACAGATATTTTTACAGCAGCAGTGCGGGAGAAACCGCTATTGCAAGAGATTCTCCTGCGGTACACGCACGTGTTAATTGTACAAATTTCACAATCTGTTGCTTGTAACAGTTTACACACGGTCGAACAGCGGATGTGTCGTTGGCTGCTCATGATTCACGATCGCATGAGAAGGGATCGGTTTCCACTCACTCAAGAAACGTTTTCCCAAATATTAGGTGTACGCCGTGCCAGTGTCGGAGCAGTTGCAAGAAAACTACGTGCGTTGGGGCTGATTGATTACGATCGCGGTGAGATAACAATTTTAAATCGGCTTGAGTTAGAAACAATTGCCTGTGAGTGTTTCGACATTTCCAGGGCAGAGTTAGAGCGATGGATTAGGGGAAATTAG
- a CDS encoding diguanylate cyclase — protein sequence MPNFLQLIVMQFIPHGQCFLWITNLVWLHAISDSLIALAYYSISITLIYFAEKRQDLPFHWVFYLFSAFIVSCATSHLVEVWTLWHPTYWLSGFVKVITAVISLVTGVLLLQAMPQAIALPNLTQLIKANQELEHEIAERQRVEEALRESNERFRSAFDYAAIGMALTATDGRWLQVNRALCEITGYSKEDLLSTTFQAITHPDDLDLSLNYSNQLLNGEVRHYTLEKRYIHKRGNVVWVFLSASLVRDIYGVPLYFIVQALDITERKLVEETLKQQACIFENISDGIIITDLSGNIIDCNGAAERMFGYARVRSLGTTQEVLHKSENSAVVTEKIIERTLDTGRWAGEMNFTRKDGTEGICEKVVVPLYNEQGQPTATIEVNRDITERKQTEAALKQANEQLSSWVKELETRNNEIALLSQMSDFLQACMKNEEAYKVIAHFVQCLFPDMSGGVFIISPSKYLVEAVTTWGNSTLSSKKLFTPEECWGLRRGRTHFVESKCSGLQCTHMSEDWCGESLCVPMMAQGEALGMLYLTSQQEGQFTKSKQQLASRVSEHIALALANLKLREALQQQSTRDPLTGLFNRRYLDEFLEREIYRAERKQYSVGIIMIDVDHFKGFNDVYGHEAGDTVLRELGIFLKQQIRQADIACRYGGEEFLIILPETTLETCFERAEQIREGVKHLDLQYRHQSLSRISLSLGVSLFPMHGLTPGAVIQAADSALYCAKQSGRDRVVTAFRTEDESSKFRLLGEQRSVTSDQ from the coding sequence ATGCCAAATTTTCTTCAATTGATAGTGATGCAGTTTATCCCCCACGGACAATGTTTTCTTTGGATAACAAATTTAGTGTGGCTGCATGCAATATCTGATTCTTTAATTGCACTTGCTTACTACTCTATTTCTATTACCCTGATTTATTTTGCTGAGAAGCGGCAAGATTTACCCTTCCACTGGGTGTTTTATCTGTTTAGTGCGTTCATTGTCTCTTGTGCAACATCACATCTTGTAGAAGTGTGGACGCTATGGCACCCAACGTACTGGCTGTCAGGTTTTGTCAAAGTCATAACAGCGGTTATTTCACTCGTGACAGGTGTATTGCTCCTGCAAGCAATGCCTCAAGCTATTGCTCTTCCCAACTTGACACAACTTATCAAAGCCAACCAAGAATTAGAACACGAAATTGCAGAACGTCAAAGAGTAGAAGAAGCGCTGCGAGAAAGTAATGAACGCTTTCGCAGCGCTTTTGATTACGCTGCCATTGGAATGGCATTAACGGCAACAGACGGTCGGTGGCTACAGGTGAATCGAGCTTTATGTGAAATTACTGGGTATTCAAAAGAAGATCTTTTGTCCACGACTTTCCAAGCTATTACCCATCCTGACGATTTAGACCTCAGTCTCAACTACAGCAATCAACTCTTAAATGGTGAAGTTCGCCATTACACCCTCGAGAAGCGGTACATCCACAAGCGGGGAAATGTGGTATGGGTTTTTTTAAGTGCCTCACTCGTGCGAGATATCTATGGTGTGCCGTTATATTTTATAGTTCAAGCTTTAGATATTACCGAGCGCAAATTAGTTGAAGAGACTTTAAAACAGCAGGCTTGTATTTTTGAAAATATTTCTGATGGCATTATTATTACCGATTTATCTGGTAATATTATTGACTGCAATGGGGCAGCAGAAAGAATGTTTGGTTATGCTAGGGTGCGATCGCTGGGAACAACACAAGAGGTTCTCCACAAGTCAGAAAATTCTGCTGTTGTAACAGAAAAAATCATAGAACGGACTTTAGATACGGGTCGCTGGGCTGGTGAAATGAATTTTACACGTAAAGATGGTACTGAAGGGATATGCGAAAAAGTGGTTGTACCGCTTTACAACGAACAAGGTCAGCCTACAGCAACAATTGAAGTTAATCGGGATATTACAGAACGCAAGCAAACAGAAGCAGCCCTCAAGCAAGCTAACGAACAGCTGTCTTCCTGGGTGAAAGAACTAGAAACTCGCAACAATGAAATTGCTTTACTCAGTCAAATGAGCGACTTTCTACAAGCGTGTATGAAAAATGAGGAAGCATATAAAGTGATTGCTCATTTTGTTCAATGCTTGTTTCCTGATATGTCGGGAGGAGTTTTTATTATCAGCCCCTCAAAATATTTAGTAGAAGCCGTAACGACTTGGGGAAACTCAACATTATCTAGTAAAAAATTGTTTACACCTGAAGAATGTTGGGGACTGCGGCGGGGACGCACTCATTTTGTAGAATCTAAATGCAGTGGTTTGCAGTGTACCCATATGAGTGAGGATTGGTGCGGTGAATCGCTATGTGTCCCTATGATGGCCCAAGGAGAAGCTTTAGGAATGTTATATTTAACATCGCAACAAGAGGGGCAATTTACAAAATCAAAACAACAGTTAGCCTCTAGAGTTTCCGAACATATTGCACTTGCTCTTGCAAATTTAAAGTTACGCGAAGCACTGCAACAGCAAAGTACTCGCGATCCCCTAACGGGTTTGTTCAACCGACGCTACCTTGATGAATTTTTAGAAAGAGAAATATACCGAGCAGAACGCAAGCAGTACTCGGTAGGTATCATTATGATTGATGTCGATCATTTCAAAGGCTTCAACGACGTTTACGGTCATGAAGCAGGCGATACTGTTTTGCGAGAACTCGGTATATTCCTCAAACAACAAATTCGGCAAGCTGATATTGCTTGTCGTTATGGTGGTGAGGAGTTTTTGATTATATTACCAGAAACAACCTTAGAAACTTGTTTTGAACGTGCCGAACAAATACGGGAAGGTGTTAAACATTTGGACCTACAATACCGTCACCAGTCACTTAGCAGAATTTCTCTGTCACTGGGGGTCTCGCTTTTTCCAATGCATGGTTTGACGCCAGGAGCAGTTATTCAAGCTGCTGATAGTGCTCTATATTGTGCCAAACAGTCGGGACGAGATCGGGTTGTTACTGCGTTCCGTACAGAAGATGAAAGCAGTAAATTCAGATTGCTCGGCGAACAGCGATCGGTAACTAGTGACCAGTGA
- the moeB gene encoding molybdopterin-synthase adenylyltransferase MoeB, with protein sequence MLNPNLDNIQLTREEYERYSRHLILPEVGLEGQKRLKAASVLCIGTGGLGSPLLLYLAAAGIGRIGIVDFDVVDTSNLQRQVIHGTSWVGKPKIESAKDRIHEINPNCQVDLYETRLTSENALDIIRPYDIVVDGTDNFPTRYLVNDACVLLDKPNVYGSIFRFEGQATVFNYEGGPNYRDLYPEPPPPGMVPSCAEGGVLGILPGIIGVIQATETVKIILGNGTTLSGRLLLYNALDMKFRELKLRPNPIRPVIEKLIDYEQFCGIPQAKAQEEKQQMEIPEMTVQELKELLDGGAKDFVLLDVRNPHEYEIAKIPGSVLIPLPEIENGEGVTQVRELVNGHRLIAHCKSGMRSTKALNILKEAGIEGTNVKGGILAWSKEIDPSIPSY encoded by the coding sequence ATGCTTAATCCCAATCTGGATAACATCCAGCTAACAAGAGAAGAATACGAAAGGTACTCCCGTCACCTCATTTTGCCTGAAGTGGGGCTGGAAGGACAAAAACGCTTGAAAGCTGCTAGTGTGTTGTGTATCGGTACTGGCGGCTTGGGTTCGCCACTGCTATTGTATTTAGCAGCCGCAGGGATCGGACGCATCGGTATAGTTGATTTCGATGTTGTGGATACCTCCAATCTGCAACGCCAAGTCATTCATGGTACCTCTTGGGTTGGCAAACCCAAGATTGAGTCAGCAAAAGATCGGATTCACGAGATCAATCCCAACTGTCAGGTGGATTTATACGAAACTCGCCTGACTTCGGAAAATGCTCTTGATATCATCAGACCCTACGATATTGTGGTAGACGGTACTGATAACTTCCCAACACGGTATCTGGTCAATGATGCTTGTGTATTGTTAGATAAGCCCAACGTTTACGGTTCTATTTTCCGCTTTGAAGGACAGGCTACAGTATTTAACTATGAGGGTGGACCGAACTACCGCGACCTTTATCCAGAACCACCACCACCAGGAATGGTTCCTTCTTGTGCAGAAGGGGGGGTACTGGGAATTTTGCCAGGGATAATTGGTGTTATCCAAGCTACGGAAACTGTCAAAATTATTCTCGGTAACGGAACTACTTTAAGTGGACGATTGTTGCTGTACAATGCCTTAGACATGAAGTTCCGGGAATTGAAGTTGCGCCCCAACCCAATTCGCCCGGTGATAGAAAAACTCATAGACTACGAGCAATTCTGCGGTATCCCACAAGCCAAAGCACAAGAGGAGAAACAGCAGATGGAAATTCCAGAAATGACAGTGCAAGAATTGAAGGAATTGCTAGATGGCGGTGCAAAAGATTTTGTGTTGCTAGATGTCCGCAATCCTCACGAGTACGAAATAGCCAAAATTCCCGGTTCTGTTTTAATACCGTTACCAGAGATTGAAAACGGTGAAGGAGTCACTCAGGTACGGGAATTGGTGAACGGTCATCGATTGATTGCCCATTGTAAGTCGGGTATGCGTTCTACAAAAGCCTTAAATATCCTTAAAGAAGCGGGAATTGAGGGGACAAATGTCAAGGGTGGTATTCTTGCTTGGAGTAAGGAAATCGACCCATCCATACCAAGTTATTAA
- a CDS encoding Mov34/MPN/PAD-1 family protein produces the protein MIHLNPEHLQTIYSHAETTYPEECCGLLLGSLTDSNKIALEVIPTENAWSETSDPFEDSTATKQRRYTIAPQVMLQVQKDARDRNLSIIGIYHSHINNPANPSEFDRQLAWQEYSYLIVSVMDGKVAGIKSWILDDNHQFQAEAMDVGSYKKE, from the coding sequence ATGATCCATCTCAACCCAGAACACCTACAAACCATCTACTCCCACGCCGAAACCACTTATCCAGAAGAGTGCTGCGGTCTACTGTTAGGTTCCCTCACTGACAGCAACAAAATAGCGCTAGAAGTCATACCAACAGAAAATGCTTGGTCAGAAACATCAGACCCCTTTGAAGACAGTACAGCAACCAAACAACGAAGATACACCATCGCACCCCAAGTCATGCTGCAAGTGCAAAAAGATGCACGCGATCGCAACCTCAGCATAATAGGTATTTATCACTCCCACATCAACAATCCTGCCAATCCCTCCGAATTTGACCGTCAGCTAGCTTGGCAAGAATACTCATATCTTATTGTCTCTGTCATGGATGGCAAAGTTGCTGGCATAAAAAGTTGGATCTTGGACGACAATCATCAATTTCAAGCAGAAGCAATGGACGTGGGGAGTTATAAAAAAGAATAA
- a CDS encoding carbonic anhydrase — MSRINGFVGRRNFLLGAASFATAGGLLWYQRTTSILQAEGAQTNPVNPHPVTATEALKRLLEGNQRFVDQKRKYPDQSLKHVQSLAKGQYPFAAVLGCADSRVPTEIIFDQGLGNLFVVRVAGNVASDMAIGSLEYATSVLGSQLIVVLGHKKCGAVMAALQEKPAPGRINYIVREIRPAIARARLTEGDVGENAIAANIKYQAEKLQSQSTILANLIQKGKLQVVGACYDINTGRVSIC, encoded by the coding sequence ATGAGTCGAATAAATGGATTTGTAGGGCGTCGTAATTTTCTGCTAGGTGCAGCTAGCTTTGCTACAGCTGGTGGCTTACTTTGGTATCAAAGAACAACTTCCATACTACAAGCAGAGGGTGCACAGACAAATCCAGTAAATCCCCATCCAGTCACAGCGACAGAAGCTTTAAAGCGATTGCTGGAGGGGAACCAACGATTTGTAGATCAAAAGCGTAAATATCCCGATCAATCGCTAAAACACGTTCAATCTCTAGCAAAAGGTCAGTATCCTTTTGCAGCCGTATTAGGCTGTGCAGATTCTAGGGTACCCACAGAAATTATCTTTGACCAAGGACTGGGAAATCTGTTTGTCGTGCGTGTTGCTGGGAATGTCGCCAGCGATATGGCTATAGGAAGTTTAGAATATGCCACATCCGTTTTGGGTTCTCAACTTATAGTCGTTTTGGGTCATAAAAAATGCGGTGCTGTCATGGCAGCACTTCAAGAGAAACCAGCACCTGGTAGAATTAACTATATTGTCCGGGAAATCCGACCGGCGATCGCAAGAGCTAGACTGACTGAGGGCGATGTTGGGGAGAATGCGATCGCAGCCAATATCAAATATCAGGCAGAGAAACTACAGAGTCAATCGACGATTTTGGCTAACCTTATCCAGAAAGGAAAACTGCAAGTTGTAGGTGCTTGTTACGATATTAATACTGGTAGAGTATCTATTTGCTAA
- a CDS encoding ABC transporter ATP-binding protein has translation MSNSLSSSPILEAQNVHAGYIKDVDILQGVNFRVDPGELVTVIGPNGAGKSTLAKTIFGLLTPHTGTITFKGENIVGLKSNQIVQRGMCYIPQIANVFPSLSVEENLEMGAFVRNVPLKPLKDKIFAMFPKLSDRRQQRAGTLSGGERQMLAMGKALMLEPSLLLLDEPSAALSPILVTQVFEQIKQINQSGTAIVLVEQNARKALEMAHRGYVLESGRDAMSGPGLALLNDPKVGELYLGAGRGH, from the coding sequence ATGTCAAATTCACTAAGTTCATCTCCCATACTCGAAGCTCAAAACGTCCACGCTGGTTACATCAAAGATGTTGATATCCTACAAGGTGTCAATTTCCGAGTAGACCCTGGAGAACTGGTTACGGTTATCGGTCCCAACGGTGCGGGTAAATCTACGTTAGCCAAAACTATCTTTGGGCTTTTGACTCCCCATACTGGGACAATTACTTTCAAAGGTGAAAATATCGTTGGGTTAAAGTCAAACCAAATCGTTCAACGGGGAATGTGCTACATCCCACAAATTGCCAATGTTTTTCCTTCCCTGAGCGTGGAAGAAAACTTAGAAATGGGAGCTTTTGTCCGTAACGTTCCCCTAAAACCGCTTAAAGATAAAATATTTGCAATGTTTCCCAAGTTAAGCGATCGCCGTCAGCAACGAGCTGGTACTCTCTCAGGTGGCGAACGTCAAATGTTAGCAATGGGTAAAGCATTGATGTTAGAACCTAGTTTATTACTACTAGATGAACCATCTGCTGCATTATCTCCCATACTTGTTACACAAGTGTTCGAGCAGATTAAACAAATCAACCAAAGCGGTACGGCAATTGTACTGGTAGAACAAAATGCCCGTAAAGCGTTGGAAATGGCACATCGCGGTTACGTACTGGAGTCTGGACGCGATGCAATGTCCGGTCCCGGTTTGGCATTACTTAACGATCCCAAGGTAGGCGAATTGTATTTGGGGGCTGGGAGGGGGCATTAA
- a CDS encoding indolepyruvate ferredoxin oxidoreductase subunit alpha yields the protein MPHTIVTDVCEGVADCVDACPVACIHDGPGKNVKGTDWYWIDYATCIDCGICIQVCPVEGAIVPEERPDLQKTPS from the coding sequence ATGCCGCACACTATTGTTACTGACGTTTGTGAAGGCGTCGCAGATTGCGTGGATGCTTGTCCGGTAGCCTGCATTCACGACGGTCCTGGTAAGAATGTCAAGGGAACAGATTGGTACTGGATTGACTATGCTACTTGTATCGATTGTGGCATCTGCATTCAAGTTTGCCCTGTAGAAGGGGCGATCGTTCCAGAAGAACGACCAGATCTGCAAAAAACTCCTTCTTAA
- a CDS encoding ATP phosphoribosyltransferase regulatory subunit, translating into MVYQPPAGARDLLPLDVAQKRWIEERLQQVFHRWGYHQIITSTLERMDTLMAGGAIQRSTVIQLQNAEDEDLGLRPELTASIARTAVTRMGGVTYPQRLYYNANVFQRTRELKHNRQQEFYQAGVELLGSGGLLADADILLLLANCLQALGLQRWYLVLGEAEITRSLIKAFPPHLQGKVRSAIAHLDRITIDSLPLTDELKERARIMLDLRGNPADVLQKVSSLGLDEPLQAAVNNLKALVELLYESEKIGTHSSHGIGMEIILDLSLIQTLDYYTGIVFEVVSDTDGQARVVGRGGRYDHLLELYHPQGENIPGIGFALLLEDLQQVLLSGGQLPQTAPPINWLVVPEDKSAYTAAFTYAKKLRDSTHLVRVEIDLGGRNTDEIREYASDRNIAQIAWIKADGSTTIEPVV; encoded by the coding sequence ATGGTGTATCAACCGCCTGCGGGAGCTAGGGATTTATTACCCCTCGATGTGGCTCAAAAACGCTGGATTGAAGAGAGGCTACAACAAGTTTTTCACCGTTGGGGGTATCACCAAATTATTACCTCAACGCTAGAACGTATGGATACGCTCATGGCGGGAGGAGCAATTCAACGCTCAACGGTGATTCAACTGCAAAATGCCGAAGATGAAGATTTGGGGCTGCGTCCGGAACTGACAGCATCTATTGCTCGCACGGCTGTAACGCGTATGGGTGGCGTAACCTATCCGCAGCGCCTGTACTACAATGCTAATGTTTTCCAACGCACGCGAGAGTTGAAGCACAACCGCCAACAGGAATTTTATCAAGCTGGCGTGGAATTACTTGGAAGTGGGGGATTGCTTGCAGATGCAGATATTTTGCTGTTGCTAGCAAATTGTTTGCAAGCTCTGGGTTTACAACGTTGGTACTTGGTTTTAGGCGAGGCTGAAATTACTCGATCGCTCATCAAGGCTTTTCCCCCACATTTACAAGGAAAAGTGCGGAGTGCGATCGCTCACCTAGACCGCATTACAATTGACTCCTTACCCCTAACTGACGAACTTAAAGAACGCGCCAGAATCATGCTGGATTTGCGCGGTAATCCGGCTGATGTCTTGCAAAAAGTCAGCAGTTTGGGTTTAGACGAGCCTTTACAAGCGGCAGTCAACAATCTGAAAGCATTAGTAGAATTACTATATGAATCAGAAAAAATCGGCACTCATTCATCTCATGGTATAGGGATGGAAATCATCCTCGACTTGAGCCTAATACAAACATTAGACTATTACACGGGTATTGTATTTGAGGTAGTTAGCGATACAGATGGACAAGCAAGGGTTGTGGGGCGAGGCGGTCGTTACGACCATCTTTTAGAGCTGTATCATCCGCAAGGAGAAAATATACCTGGAATTGGTTTTGCATTACTCCTAGAAGATTTGCAACAAGTTCTCCTATCTGGCGGTCAATTACCGCAAACAGCGCCACCGATTAATTGGTTGGTAGTACCAGAAGATAAGAGTGCATATACTGCGGCTTTCACCTATGCTAAAAAACTCCGAGATTCCACGCACTTAGTTCGCGTGGAAATCGATTTGGGAGGACGGAATACAGATGAAATCCGAGAATATGCAAGCGATCGCAATATTGCCCAGATTGCTTGGATTAAAGCTGACGGTTCTACAACAATCGAACCTGTTGTGTAA